From the genome of Populus alba chromosome 10, ASM523922v2, whole genome shotgun sequence, one region includes:
- the LOC118047528 gene encoding ATPase GET3D, chloroplastic: MATFSSSPLLFANPDSGFSLLERTCKIKMLRRTTATPPSITAATLNDNDDQNSSSKLVTFIGKGGSGKTTSAIFAAQHYAMSGLRTCLVIQTQDPSAEYLLNYKIGTSPTECGDNLWAVRLETSKMLLEPLDRLKQADSRLKMTQGVLEGVVGEELGVLPAMDSIFAVYALAGLAGSLNVNQTNRDKFDIIVYDGVNTDETLRMIGAASKARLYLKYLRNLAEKTDLGRLAGPSLVSLVDEALSLSGSKYNLNRKTSAEIWDSLETMLMRGSSAFYEPSRFGCYLVMDPNIPTSVNSALRYWGCTLQAGAQVSGAIGISSPHFNEESLEGVKKNFLPLPFAFIPHISIGYPPEWNSVMLNTVGHDARTLFSLPASHSNSMAPPVKFDAAEKSVTLFMPGFDKSEIKLYQYRGRSELLVEAGDQRRVICLPTNIQGKVGGAKFFDRSLVITMR; the protein is encoded by the exons ATGGCTACCTTTTCTTCCTCACCTTTGCTATTTGCAAACCCAGATTCTGGTTTCTCTCTTTTAGAGCGAACTTGTAAAATCAAGATGCTTAGAAGAACAACAGCTACTCCTCCATCCATTACTGCTGCTACTttgaatgataatgatgatCAAAATTCTTCATCAAAGTTGGTCACTTTTATAGGCAAAGGTGGCTCTGGAAAGACTACCTCTGCAATTTTCGCTGCCCAG CATTATGCAATGTCTGGGCTTCGGACATGCTTGGTGATACAGACCCAAGATCCCTCTGCTGAATATCTACTGAACTATAAGATTGGAACTTCTCCTACCGAGTGCGGTGACAACCTTTGGGCTGTTAGGTTGGAAACCAGTAAA ATGCTTCTTGAGCCTCTTGATCGGCTGAAGCAAGCCGATTCTCGTCTTAAGATGACTCAAGGAGTTCTCGAAGGG GTGGTTGGAGAAGAGCTTGGTGTGCTTCCTGCAATGGATTCTATTTTTGCAGTATATGCACTTGCAGGGCTTGCAGGATCATTAAATGTTAACCAGACCAACAGAGATAAATTTGACATAATAGTATATGATGGAGTCAACACTGATGAAACTCTTCGAATGATAGGAGCAGCTAGTAAAGCAAG ATTGTATTTGAAATATCTGAGGAATTTGGCCGAGAAGACTGATCTTGGGAGATTGGCTGGTCCTTCACTCGTGAGCCTTGTTGATGAAGCATTGAGTTTAAGTGGTAGCAAATATAATTTGAACAGGAAAACGAGTGCTGAAATATGGGACAGTTTGGAAACAATGCTAATG CGAGGATCTTCTGCTTTTTATGAACCATCTAGATTTGGATGCTATCTTGTGATGGACCCAAACATTCCAACATCAGTGAATTCTGCTTTGCGTTATTGGGGCTGTACCCTCCAAGCTGGTGCGCAAGTTTCTGGTGCAATTGGAATTTCTTCACCACATTTCAATGAAGAATCTTTGGAAGGAGTCAAGAAAAACTTTTTGCCCTTGCCTTTTGCTTTCATTCCACACATCTCAATAGGTTACCCTCCTGAATGGAATTCAGTCATGCTAAACACTGTTGGTCATGATGCaagaactttattttctttgccAGCAAGTCACAGCAATAGCATGGCACCACCAGTGAAGTTTGACGCAGCTGAAAAATCAGTTACTCTTTTCATGCCAGGTTTTGACAAGTCAGAGATCAAGCTATACCAA TATAGAGGACGATCTGAATTGTTGGTTGAAGCAGGGGACCAGAGACGTGTAATCTGTCTCCCAACAAACATTCAAGGTAAGGTGGGAGGTGCAAAGTTCTTTGACAGAAGTCTTGTAATCACAATGCGATAG
- the LOC118047538 gene encoding uncharacterized protein, giving the protein MVRVLMADHVGHHIEGSVPLAIGLFISVSVLVALCAKHSIRRRTQQKHQYSGAATSNSKCATPNKSPLASPKKLRPKISNKAIPFMDRKKDGADDEDATVPGVGIKEEAGGLEEGGLWQKSILMGEKCQPPEFSGVIFYDGHGNQQSQMPRSPRASPLPSISFPAVKDAN; this is encoded by the coding sequence ATGGTACGTGTACTCATGGCTGATCATGTCGGTCATCACATAGAAGGGTCCGTCCCACTTGCAATTGGCTTGTTTATCTCAGTTTCTGTTCTTGTGGCGCTATGTGCCAAACATAGCATACGGCGGCGCACCCAGCAGAAGCATCAGTACTCAGGCGCTGCAACAAGCAATTCCAAATGTGCAACACCTAATAAATCACCATTAGCATCGCCTAAGAAACTCCGGCCAAAAATTAGTAACAAGGCAATTCCATTCATGGACAGGAAAAAAGATGGTGCTGATGATGAAGACGCTACGGTACCCGGAGTTGGAATTAAAGAGGAAGCCGGGGGATTGGAAGAAGGTGGGCTGTGGCAAAAATCAATCTTGATGGGAGAGAAATGTCAGCCACCGGAATTTTCAGGTGTGATATTCTATGATGGTCATGGGAATCAACAGTCTCAGATGCCAAGGTCACCTAGGGCCAGTCCCTTGCCGAGTATTTCATTTCCGGCTGTCAAAGATGCCAATTAG
- the LOC118047506 gene encoding protein CHUP1, chloroplastic, which produces MIVRLGFLVAASVAAFAAKQLHVKTAKSTDSSAKRSENGEASIEQHQIKGDDREQFTYFDDSIKEKDVEEEEEEEEVKLINSIFNHAQGTPPGMEDEDILPEFEDLLSGEIDYPLPGEKFDQAEKDKIYETEMANNASELECLRNLVRELEEREVKLEGELLEYYGLKEQESDVVELQRQLKIKTVEIDMLNITINSLQAERKKLQEEISHGASSKKELELARNKIKELQRQIQLDANQTKGQLLLLKQQVSGLQAKEQEAVNKDAEVETRLKAVKELEVVAVELKRKNKELQHEKRELIIKLGAAEAKLTSLSNLSETEMVAKVREEVNNLKHANEDLLKQVEGLQMNRFSEVEELVYLRWVNACLRYELRNYQTPSGKVSARDLNKSLSPKSQERAKQLLLEYAGSERGQGDTDMESNYSHPSSPGSEDFDNTSIDSSSSRYSFSKKPNLIQKLKKWGRSKDDSSAFSSPSRSFSGVSPSRSSMSHRPRGPLESLMIRNASDTVAITSFGKMDQDAPDSPGDSLNSVASSFQVMSKSVEGVLDEKYPAYKDRHKLALEREKHIKEKAEKARAVKFGDSSNFQFGTKGEKVIPITLPAKLSQIKEKPVASGESGEQSSDGKDVDSQTVSKMKFAHIEKRPPRVPRPPPKSSAGAPVATNANPSGGVPPPPGAPPPPPPPPGGPPRPPPPPGSLPRGAGSGDKVHRAPELVEFYQSLMKREAKKDTSSLISSTSNVSDARSNMIGEIENRSSFLLAVKADVETQGDFVQSLATEVRAASFSTIDDLVAFVNWLDEELSFLVDERAVLKHFDWPESKADALREAAFEYQDLMKLERQVTSFVDDPNLPCEAALKKMYKLLEKVENSVYALLRTRDMAVSRYREFGIPTNWLLDSGVVGKIKLSSVQLARKYMKRVASELDTMSGPEKEPNREFLVLQGVRFAFRVHQFAGGFDAESMKAFEELRSRVRSQMGEENKMEGS; this is translated from the exons ATGATAGTCAGGTTAGGCTTCCTGGTTGCTGCTTCAGTTGCAGCCTTTGCAGCTAAACAGCTTCATGTAAAAACTGCAAAGTCAACAGACTCTTCAGCCAAGCGTTCAG AAAATGGTGAAGCAAGCATTGAGCAACATCAAATCAAAGGAGATGACAGAGAACAGTTTACATATTTTGATGATAGCATTAAAGAGAAGGAT gtggaggaagaagaagaggaagaagaggtcAAATTGATTAATAGCATATTTAACCATGCTCAAGGTACTCCACCTGGTATGGAAGATGAAGATATTCTACCTGAATTCGAAGATCTTCTGTCTGGGGAAATCGATTATCCATTACCTGGCGAAAAGTTTGACCAAGCAGAGAAGGACAAAATTTATGAAACTGAGATGGCAAACAATGCAAGTGAGCTGGAATGTTTGCGCAACCTAGTAAGAGAATTGGAGGAGAGAGAGGTAAAGCTTGAAGGTGAATTGCTCGAGTACTATGGGTTGAAGGAACAGGAATCAGACGTCGTTGAATTGCAAAGGCAGCTCAAAATTAAGACCGTTGAGATTGACATGCTAAATATTACCATCAATTCCCTGCAAGCTGAGAGGAAGAAGCTTCAAGAAGAGATTTCGCATGGAGCGTCTTCCAAGAAGGAATTGGAATTGGCAAGGAACAAGATAAAGGAGCTTCAGAGGCAAATTCAGCTTGATGCTAACCAGACGAAGGGCCAGTTGTTATTGCTCAAACAACAAGTTTCTGGTCTTCAGGCAAAAGAGCAAGAAGCTGTGAACAAGGATGCAGAGGTTGAAACGAGGCTGAAGGCTGTGAAGGAGTTGGAGGTAGTAGCTGTGGAACTTAAGAGGAAGAACAAAGAGCTTCAACATGAAAAGAGAGAGTTGATTATTAAGCTGGGTGCTGCTGAAGCTAAATTAACATCCCTCTCCAATTTGTCAGAG ACAGAAATGGTTGCCAAGGTAAGAGAGGAGGTCAATAATTTAAAGCACGCAAATGAAGACCTGTTAAAACAAGTGGAAGGACTTCAAATGAACAGGTTTAGTGAAGTTGAAGAGCTAGTGTACCTTCGTTGGGTCAATGCATGCTTGAGGTATGAGCTCAGGAACTACCAAACACCTTCAGGAAAAGTTTCAGCTCGTGATCTCAATAAAAGTCTGAGCCCCAAGTCCCAAGAGAGGGCTAAACAACTACTGTTAGAATATGCCGGATCAGAACGAGGACAAGGAGACACAGATATGGAAAGCAACTATTCTCACCCATCTTCTCCTGGAAGTGAGGACTTTGACAATACTTCCATTGACAGTTCTTCTAGCAGATACAGTTTCAGTAAGAAAcctaatttaattcaaaaactgaAGAAATGGGGCAGAAGCAAAGATGATTCAAGTGCCTTTTCTTCACCATCCAGATCCTTCTCAGGAGTATCTCCAAGCAGGTCTAGCATGAGCCACCGACCAAGGGGTCCGTTGGAATCCTTGATGATAAGGAATGCAAGTGATACTGTAGCCATCACCTCATTTGGAAAGATGGATCAGGATGCTCCTGACTCTCCTGGTGACTCACTAAATTCTGTTGCTTCATCTTTCCAAGTAATGTCTAAATCGGTGGAAGGAGTTTTAGATGAGAAGTATCCTGCCTATAAAGACAGACACAAGTTGGCCTTAGAAAGGGAGAAGCATATTAAGGAAAAAGCAGAAAAAGCAAGAGCAGTGAAGTTTGGTGACAGTTCAAATTTTCAGTTTGGAACAAAGGGGGAGAAAGTTATACCCATAACTTTGCCAGCTAAACTTTCCCAAATAAAAGAGAAACCAGTTGCCTCTGGTGAGTCAGGTGAACAATCTAGTGATGGTAAGGATGTTGATTCGCAGACAGTAAGCAAGATGAAATTTGCCCACATCGAGAAGAGGCCTCCTAGGGTGCCGCGGCCTCCTCCTAAATCATCTGCTGGTGCTCCAGTTGCTACAAATGCCAATCCTTCAGGTGGAGTGCCACCTCCACCAGgtgcaccaccaccaccacctcctccacctGGTGGACCACCTCGTCCACCTCCTCCACCTGGAAGCTTGCCAAGAGGAGCAGGAAGTGGTGATAAAGTTCACCGGGCTCCGGAACTAGTAGAATTTTATCAGAGTTTGATGAAACGCGAGGCAAAGAAGGATACATCATCTTTGATTTCTTCAACATCTAATGTATCAGATGCTCGCAGCAACATGATAGGGGAAATTGAGAACAGATCATCTTTCCTGCTGGCT GTGAAAGCAGATGTAGAAACTCAAGGTGATTTCGTCCAGTCATTGGCAACTGAAGTTCGAGCGGCTTCCTTCTCCACCATAGATGACTTGGTGGCCTTTGTAAACTGGCTCGATGAGGAATTATCTTTCTTG gtTGATGAACGAGCAGTTCTCAAGCACTTTGATTGGCCTGAAAGTAAAGCTGATGCATTGAGAGAAGCAGCTTTTGAGTACCAGGATCTCATGAAATTGGAGAGGCAAGTAACCTCTTTTGTAGATGATCCCAACCTCCCTTGTGAAGCTGCTTTAAAAAAGATGTACAAATTGCTCGAAAA AGTGGAAAACAGCGTTTATGCACTATTGCGTACAAGAGACATGGCTGTTTCACGATACAGAGAATTTGGGATCCCAACTAATTGGTTATTAGATTCAGGAGTTGTTGGCAAG ATCAAGCTCTCATCAGTGCAATTGGCAAGAAAGTACATGAAGCGTGTTGCATCAGAACTAGACACAATGAGTGGACCTGAGAAAGAACCAAACAGAGAGTTTTTGGTACTGCAAGGTGTTCGTTTCGCTTTCCGTGTTCATCAG TTTGCTGGAGGCTTTGATGCAGAGAGCATGAAGGCTTTTGAAGAACTGAGGAGCCGTGTACGTTCACAAATGGGAGAAGAGAATAAGATGGAAGGGTCATAA